Within Mustela lutreola isolate mMusLut2 chromosome 10, mMusLut2.pri, whole genome shotgun sequence, the genomic segment TGGAGGAAGAAATCATCTGAGCCAGGAAATAAGAAAGCAGTCTGATACATAATAATCACTGAGTAAATTTTAGTTACCTTCCCTCCTTTTatggtctgaatttttttttaatttaattaatttatttatttatttacttatttgcagtTGGGTGCTTCACTGTGCTTACATGTACAAGAAATGGCTTGTTTTACATATGCAAGAAAAAGAGCTAATTGTTCAACACTTTTTTCCACAATTGTTCTATGTTGATAcctcagatacttttttttttttaacaagaaccTGTTATTCTAGCTGAAATTTGGTTTGTAAGTAGAATATTGTGCATGAGGTGTAAGATAAGCATAGGAAAATTGTAGTTTTATGAACTCTAACTCTTGGTATTTCCAATAAAGCTTTAGTTTTTGCCTTAACATATTCTTCAACAAAGGCAGATTTGAGAGACTTGGCTAAACATCTGGCTCTCCTTTATCACATGAGTGACTGATAATAGCAACATGGGTActttcttcagctcaggctcCAAGGATTCTTAAGCCTCTCTCAAACTTTTACCAACACTGACCATTTCTGGGAGACTGATTTGTGATGCACTCTTCTCAGGACTTATAGCTCTTgaaaggggaggagagggtgCAGTGAAATCTAAGGGGGTTGTCTCCAAGCAATTTGGGGAACAATAAAGTAACTTTGTTAGTCCCAGGATTTTGGCTCAATCTTGTCAAGTGTTGGCATTGCTAGTTGATTTTAGAATCTGGATATTATATCATTCTGTTCTCTTTGGAGTTTTCAAATGGGATCACCTGTCGCAAGCTAGACTTGTACCAaaggtgtatgtgtgtttttttttctttctgtaacagTGTACTCCTTGGATGGGATTCTGGTGTTTGGTTTGCTCTTTGTTTGCACCTGTGCTTACTTCAAGAAGGTACCTCGTCTCAAAACCTGGCTGCTatcagagaagaagggagtttgGGGTGTGTTTTACAAAGGTATAATCATCCCTGGACAGTGGGGTGCTTCTAAGTgtaggggggagggggattggccTGCAGTGTGTTTGGTTCCACTTTTATATAAGTTTATTTTAGCATCAAGGTAATTTTAATATTCTCTGTGGGGTAAAAGCATCTAAATAAAAGCAGTTTACACTGGCCTAGAACTGTTGGAATTTCTTCCCAATGAAAAGTTTTCCTGCTTTCAGAAAAGAATATATTGGAGTCTCTTTTAAGACTGAgttcattggggcgcctgggtggctcagttgttgggcatctgcctccagctcaggccatgatcccagcctcctaggattgaggctccctgcttgacgggaaccctgcttctccctctcccactcccccgcttctgttctctctctctctcgtgtctctctctatcaaataaataaataaaatcttaaaaaaaaaaaaaaaagactgagttcATTAACTCAGatgctttttttactttttactttttattaaggGTATATCCTACCTACCTACATCTTTtttcaaaatagaacaaaataaaaactacaaaaaatacaaaataaaaacagggtaTTCACCTAGAATCTGCGGCTTATGGCTAGTATTTAAATGCATCCTTGGGTGGGTTCTTGAGAACCTTGATAGGTGTCTTCATCGTGACTAGAGATTTCAAAATACCACCTTGAAAATGAGGACTTAGATGAAAGGCAGggtgtgatttcttttctctttttacttttgtctGCCAGCCGCTGTGATTGGAACCAGGCTGCACGCTGCTGTGGCAATCGCCTGTGTTGTAATGGCCTTTTACGTCCTGTTTGTAAAATGAATTCCAAAGCATCCGTCTCTTCAGCTGCCAACCAAGAGGATGAGAGTGAAGAAACTGTCCGGGGCCTGGGCCCAGCGTAAGAGAGCTCAGCTAAAATCATCAAAGTCCCCAAGATGACACCACAGCATTTGCCCCTACCATATAGGGGGGAAATTCCTCATGGTTACAAACATTATTTATACTTCAGGGGACTCCAGAAGGCCAACTTCTTTGGATCTGTGTGAATCAGTCCTCAGCAGAGAGCATATGATGTCCAGATAAATTACACCCCACAGTGATAAGATTACATACCTCCTGCATAAAAACCTGTCATCTATTCTGTTCTCCAGCTTATCATCAGGATCTTTTCAAACTGAGGCTCAGTATTCACACCtcttgagaagagagagaattttcaagactttacttttttttttttccactgtttgaTTTGGATTTGGCAAATTGGtgagggcggggaggggtggtGAGCTGGTGGGGTTGTCGGGGGTGGGGAACAGGAGTTACACAATGCCAAGAAAATTTTTTGGCTTTGGAAATTTCTCTTTCATATACCCATCTGGGAACATAAGAGAGAGAGGCATGGTCCTCACTGCAAAAAGAGGACAGATGAATTAAATGTACTGTGTGCTGGTAGCTCAAGAGTTTGCCAAGAAAATCCGGGCCTACATAAGATTTGGGAATTAACTGTCCATAATGAGACCAAAAAGCGGTAACTTGATaaggaaaaatgttctatttaCCGATATCCCCCAAAGGAGACTTTATCCCATCAAATGGTATATGGAAAATGAATCCACTGTTGCAATTTTCCTAAAGCCTTTTTATATGCTCTGAATTACTGAGTGCTAAATAGTGTTACTCAGTCTTAAATGCCACCACTAGGGGAAAGAGAAAGtattgaagaaataatttttaatatatttgcagTTAGGGTAAAAGAAATCTAGTATATAATTAATACACTAGTAAGGTCATCTAGTTTAAGAATTTATTGTGATGTTAGATGGATGTTTTGTCATGTTATCCAAGACACAACCTTACTTTGTTTGAGTCTGGATTATTATGGCAATTTTTAATTGATCACTTGTTTTTCTTGGGCAACTCTTAGTTTTCCTCATATTGGAGTACTCTCTACCTAGCTCTTGGAAATTCTTTGTATTACAAGAACATGATAAATTAAAATGAGTGAGAGAAGTTGCTGCTATTCATGGGCATGTTTGGAAAGTTCACAGAATCCACAAATAAAATGAGGGTATTTTCTAAAGTTAAGTAAAACAGATGTTTGCAATGGGGATTAATGGGCTTTTCCATGGATATGGCAATTCTTACACAAATCATTTTAGATGACTCAACATTTGAAGGGAAGacttctccattttaaaaaagagagtgtTAGTCTAATTCTTGTAAAAATCAGGCATCAACATAGGAACCAATTGAATTGTCCATTCCAGTAAAACTTGACTGTGGACAAATCAGTTGTGGTTGACCCCTGTGTGGCAGGAaattgtcttttgtcttttctccGAAGAAAAGCTGCTAGAAAGTTTGGTTCTGAAATAAGCCAGTTTAGTGGTTTGAGAGTTTCTAGAGGTGTAAAAAGTCCTCAAGTAAACACTACATGTCTAATCATCTCAGAATTGTGGCTTTTTTGTCTCCAAGAATTGGCCGACAGGGTAAATCAATTTCAATGATTAGTATgttttccattgtctcttctgaGGATCTTTGACGAGGGAAAGGACATCTATTgggacagaaaaaaagagttacacCTTGTAGGTGTTTTTGGGACCTGTTGGCCAGCAGGAAGGTTACTCCCTGGAAATACAGGTTCAGCATGTTTTGCACTTGTTATTTTGTAGCTTTAATGACTTGTTTTCCAATAGGGCTAATGTCTCTAAGCTCAGTGAGGAGAGCTGCTTCGGATTTTAAACCCATTTCATTTCACAGTTCTAGGCCTTGAAACCAATTTTTACAGCCTCCCCGGTGGGTCATCTTGACATAAATTGTTATATTTTGAGATGTTTTCCTAACAGAATGTACCAAAAAGTGCACAGAATGAAGGCAACTTGCAGCAAGAAACAAATACACAGCTTATTTCATTTCTTGCCTTTATGTAAGCAGAGAAGTAGAAGGCTGTTTAACTCATTGCTTTGGTTGATGTGTCATATGTTTTTTGAGTGAAAATTGTAGAAGTTGTTCCTCTGAGGGAATGTTTTGGGGTGGAAGAAGGGGGAAAGTGATATTGCCTCAGATTCAAACTGGCATTACCGTAAGCTCTGAATGCCAGGGTGGAATGAAGTCAGCCTTTTAtagttaaaatacaaatttttattcaCCATTATCTGCACAAatccttgaaaataaaatttctttccctaccatttttgtccattttatttgtcACATGATGAATTCATTGAACGTTGTTCAATACTCCCCTTGGTTCTACCCAAGTATACCCTTTTAGTTTACATTAGTGAATATCATTATTCCAGTTGACCCCTTGTGATGGTCACCAAATATACGATGTAGTTTAGAATTTGTGAAGGTgcagtttttttcctttgagggAGCTAATAATGTATCagcttatatatataaatatatacattacatatatatacatatatatggataaGTTTTGAAGCATGTTAAATAAGACAACAATACATTTTATCTACCCCTGCtattaaaagacaaatattatgttATTACCAGCCATAAACATTCAAATGAGGTAATCAGGTTAACCAGCCATGGCACATAAATGGATAGTATCCCCCTATTTGTTTATTCTAAATGTATGGTGGAACTGGCAGTTACAAATTATAAATTCACAAAATTCTGATTTATCCTACCCACACACATACCTTTTTCattgaagaaggagaaagaaggaactgAGACATTAAAAGCGTGTTCCCCAGTATGAATGGAGCTAATTCGCATTATATAAACACTACTTTTTTTTCACTACTTATTCTGGAGTTTGAAAGTTAGACATGCTGTAATGGATGTGAAAGTTAAGTGAAGGTTCAGCAATATGAATGCCATAGATAGCGTCAAGTTCCCGGTAACAAGGGGGCTCTTGTAAATGCCAGGGATATGCCTTCTTACTTTTACTCATTTCACAGTATCCTGACTCCCAAGACATTGGATTTAAACAATCTATTCCCACCTTTCTCTTTGCTAAAGTGgtgttttccttttccccagggtggggggggggggggagtagctCTTGGAGAAGCTGATACTGGTTAGTGACCAGGATTTGCCTTTCCACGGGAAAGCATTAGGTCACCTATAAACCCCCTACACTGAATCATCTTATATTCAGAACCTGAATCAAAGACTTGGGTCAAAGACCGAAGGAAAGCTACATATACGGATATAAGCACGTACCTGCACAAAGATCTTAAGACCATCACAATTTAGTATTGTGGGAACTTGTCCGGTTTTTCTCTGGGACCCGGGTTCCCCTCCGGGCCACGCGGGGGCAGCAAAACGCACACCGAGGGAAAGGCTAAACTCAGTGGTTCCTCCCATAATCCTCCGAGGCCGGAGGGGGGCGGAGAGATTTAAAAGAGGGTGAGAGTTCCGGTTCCTTCCCGGAGGGAGCACGGCTTGGGGACCGGGTGGATTGTGTGTTTTTACGGTGCTGCGTGGATGGCGCGTGTGGGCTGAGTGAATGGACGCGCGAATGCGTGAGTGTGCGCATGAGGCGTGCAAGACGAGTGTGAGCGCCCTtccctgagcccctccccccgcctacACCTTGATCTTATTTGATCGGGTTGAGACCGTAGCCCCGCCGGGCCAACCCGAGATGAAAAGCTCTCCTCCTGCGAAGCCCCGTCCTCGGGGCTGTGTGCAGCGAGGCCCCTTGGGCGGCGGCAACGCCGCGGTCCCGGAGCTGGTCTTAACGGGGCCCGGCGCTCAGAAGTGATGAATTGATCAGATAGACGAGGCCGGGCTTGTCTCGGGCCGCTGATTATCGAGGCGATTCTGATCTGAGCCCGGCCCCGGAGCGTGATCGCCCGTGGCTTTGGGGCTAAACGTTAAAAGGCGGTGGCGGGGCCCGGCGCTGGGGGCTGAGGCGGGGGTGAAGGAGCTATCGCCCGACCTTCCCGGGAGCGGGAAGGCCACGGACGCCTTGTTTGGTGCTGCAGTGCTTTTCCCTagtccctttccttttttcctttaggCCCGACGTGTGATGACTCTTTGTATGGTACTAACACTGGTGGCCCCCTGTACAGTGTATGCCGCTTAaggttatacatatatatatctccataagGGAACTTGGAGAGCTTATAAAAAGATTCcgaggacacccccccccccgatttaCTAAATTAGAATTATTAAAGAGGTCCACGAGTCTATATTTTTAAGACTCGGTTTATGGGTCAcgataatacattttttaatactcAGTATCGACCTGTATGAGATGATTAGCTAGAGAGTcacccctctctgcccctttcaGCCATTCTAAATAATGAGAACTGAAACTTGATATTGCCACTTAGCAGCAAATGTTCTGAATACGTTGGAGTATCTCTGTGGAAGAGGAGCCGCGATAGTTCAATGGAACTTAAGGACCCTGTACCTGAGTAACAGGAAGAAATTCATATCTGAATTATTCAACAATGCATATGTTGTCCAAACTTAGAAATGGGAATTGACCCTACAATCTTCTGAAAGTTCTGCCATTTCTTGTCCAATCTAACAGCAGGTTCCCCTGAgtaacttaaaattttagaaaccaCATTAATGTGGTTAATGTTTTTAGATAACCTTCAAACCCAAGCACCAGGTTGTTGAACCACATTTATAATAATCAGGGGCTGTATTTCACAGCATAAACTGACAAAAGGGAATTGACTCCCAGGCAAAAAGCAGAATTAGAGAATGAACAGTAGCAAGGAGCCAGGTCTAGGAAGATGGAACCCTTATGGAAAAGTAGAGCTCAGCAGATGACTAAATCCGGAAGGTCTGAAATACGTTAAGTGTGACCTCAGCGTAAATGTTAATGCTACACAGAGTTACCAGAATTATGGTGTGGTAAGCTCATTAAGAGAATGGGCTATGTCCCTGACACTTAGCTCAGTGGCTGACATACAAGTTTGCCAGAAATGTTGATATATCTATGTTTGGAATGAGCccagtttataaaatataaatacctgTCCCCTGCCAaaaacagtgttttctttttcttagactccatacccagccttatgtggggcctgaactcatgatcccaagacccaagacccaagctgagattAACAGATAATTAATCAACTGAGCCTTGAAGGCACCCCATATGCTGTTTTGTTCTAGATCCTTAGCTTTTCAGCAAGATGACTTAACAAATTGCAAAAATGTCCAATAGGACTAGTTTCTAAAGTTGGGAAACTTCCACATTTTAAGAGCTGTCAAGTAGCAACTCTTTAGTCCATGGGTAACACACTTCAGGCTTCATCCAGCACAAATCTATTTAATGGAGATGGGCAGCAGATGTTCCACTATGATTAATTAGTCCAGGGGCCTGTTAACATTAGGTAGAGAAGAAGCCACCATCAGTCTTTCGGGAGTAGCCTCCATTGGTGGCTGCAGTGTGAGGGGAcactgtggagaaaagagaacagggGGTAGGCTGTGAATTTCAAATCCTTTGCCTTTTCTGGGAACCTGTAATCACCCACACATTTCTGGGTGCTGTGGAGAAGGTTCTTCAGTAGGTGGGGAAACTGACCTATAGAGAGGACTAATGGGAGACAGCTGTAGGTCTTCCACTCCCAGGTTTCTGCCCTTTCCTACAATTTTGTCCCTTAGAACTAAGCCTGTTAAAAGCTCTTGAAAAATGGAATTCATTTCCTAGCTTTTAGGCAGTATGTCCTCTGGTATTAGTCTAATAATGTGCCAGCTTAGTCACTACTACTCCAAGACCTTCAGTTATCCCTGAAGTTCCCTAATGACCAATCACCTCAACTCCCTGATTCCTgggtcaatttaaaaaaattctggtaCCACCCCTCTGCCCATCCAGTCTTCTAACCCTTACCTATGGATCCCTGGATGCTGTGGATAGACTCCTTCTTAGGGTTGATCCAGTATCTGATGTTAGACCGGGAAGTGATGgaaggtggtggaggagggggtAAAAGTTCTCCAGGGAATTGGGTCTTGATGATTCTAGAAGATGGTATGGGGAAGAACAAGGGAGAGTGAAATCAATCAGAAGAAGAAAGGTGAGGAGGGAATAAGAGTTGCATGCAGCCTCAAAAATAATGCAGCCAAAGACCCTTTTTGCCCTCTAGGAATTAActgaagattttgtttgtttatacagATGAGCACAATGCTGGAGGATCTCTATTccttttagtaaataaaaatacagaaattgcattatagatatagatgtaaAAAGCACAGGAATAGGTCTACAAATGAGTATCTactgattatttctatttcccagATGACGATTTACCTTACAAGACTGGATGGCATTGTCCTTAGGGTGGAGAGGCTCTGCCTCCACCACTTACCCATGGGTATCCTGGGTAGTCTCCTGGTGTAAGAGTATCTCACTTTTGTTCTTGAATGTCCCTGTGTGGTGGTTGTACAAGGCTGCTAAGCGAAAATCCAGGTCATCCTTTGGTATCTACAGAGAAAGTCAGTCACCTCAGGGTTAGCTTGCTACCTCTACCCCAACTCTAGTCAGGTTCTCTTGGGCCCTACTTTTTCCCCAGAAGCAGAATGAACCCCTTTGGGGCCTGAGGTCCACCAACTCCTTACATACCAAGGACACTTTAACTCTTGTCAATATAGAATTATGTCATGCTTAGGTCTAATGAGGGGTGAGCTCTCACAGGAGCTATGGACATCTTATTGTCCTTCACTTGGGCTTACTGGGCCTTACCTCATTTCTGGTTATAATCAGAAGAGTGAAAAGTCTGGTGAGAAAATGATTTGCTCCAGATAATCAACTGGACAAAACACAAGCCTTCCAACTTCACAGAGGCCAGATAAATTAGTGTTAGGTTTTAGATTTGGTAGGACCTTGGACTGGGGACAAAGTAAAGATGCTGATGCCATGAAGGACAGATGACCTTTCAAAAAAGAGATTCATGAGTCTTACGCAGATGTAAAGAGAAATAGCATTTCAATGCTATAGGTACCTCAggatcaaaaaaataaacatcccGCCTCATGGAGGTGATTGTGGGAGTTGAGCTGAGCCGACTCCAGGGTTCCTGTTGCTGAGCAAGGTGAGCTGGGTTCTTATATGGCAGTTTCTGCAAGAGAGAAACCACACGCAGGACCTGGTTACAGGAGGCCTTGCTGATGTGATAGTTTCAGTGACATCCATCTCCTTATTCCAGCCTATTTTAACTGAACCTCAGGGGGATATCTTCAAAGGGAAGAATGATACGAAGCAAAACTCCCAGGCGCTTGATGCTCCTAAGTTTTCAACCTTAGAACTGACAGAAGTAGGCCAGGAATACAGGCAAAGGGGTGGAGTGGGACGGGGTCAA encodes:
- the CFAP276 gene encoding cilia- and flagella-associated protein 276, which encodes MPFTRDPFQHPTLDNDETYLGKLRASKKLPYKNPAHLAQQQEPWSRLSSTPTITSMRRDVYFFDPEIPKDDLDFRLAALYNHHTGTFKNKSEILLHQETTQDTHGIIKTQFPGELLPPPPPPSITSRSNIRYWINPKKESIHSIQGSIVSPHTAATNGGYSRKTDGGFFST
- the TMEM167B gene encoding protein kish-B, which translates into the protein MTNVYSLDGILVFGLLFVCTCAYFKKVPRLKTWLLSEKKGVWGVFYKAAVIGTRLHAAVAIACVVMAFYVLFVK